A part of Planococcus sp. MB-3u-03 genomic DNA contains:
- the lpdA gene encoding dihydrolipoyl dehydrogenase gives MVVGDFPIETDTLVIGSGPGGYVAAIRAAQTGQKVTIVEKEYIGGVCLNVGCIPSKAMISVGHRFEEAQHSDEMGIVAKEVSLNFEKAQAFKDSVVKKLTGGVESLLKGNKVEIVRGEAYFVDENTVRIMDADSAQTYKFKNAIIATGSRPVEIPTFKYSERVIDSTGALALKEVPKKLVVIGGGYIGTELGTAYANMGSEVTILEGAPDILAGFEKQMTSIVKKGLKKKGVEVITKASAKGVEESDSGVSVSYEAGGEEKTIDADYVLVTVGRRPNTDEMGLEELNIKMGERGLIEVDKQCRTSIPNIYAIGDIVAGLQLAHKASYEGKIAAEAIAGEKSEVDYLAIPAVCFTDPELASVGLTEEQAKEEGFEVTAAKFPFGANGRALSLNAAEGFVKLVSRKEDGLLLGGQIVGAGASDMVAEIGLAIEAGMTVEDIAMTIHAHPTLAEITMEAAEVALGTPIHIIK, from the coding sequence ATGGTAGTAGGAGATTTCCCAATCGAAACAGACACGCTCGTCATCGGCTCAGGCCCTGGCGGCTATGTCGCAGCTATCCGTGCAGCACAGACTGGCCAAAAAGTTACCATCGTTGAGAAAGAATACATCGGCGGCGTTTGTTTGAACGTCGGCTGTATCCCTTCAAAAGCGATGATTTCTGTCGGCCACCGTTTTGAAGAAGCCCAGCATTCCGATGAGATGGGCATCGTGGCAAAAGAAGTTTCCTTGAACTTCGAAAAAGCACAAGCGTTCAAAGATAGCGTCGTCAAGAAATTGACTGGCGGCGTCGAATCTTTGCTAAAAGGCAATAAAGTGGAAATCGTACGCGGCGAAGCATATTTCGTGGACGAGAACACTGTTCGCATCATGGACGCGGACTCTGCCCAAACGTATAAGTTCAAAAACGCGATTATCGCAACGGGTTCACGCCCGGTTGAAATCCCAACATTCAAATACTCAGAGCGCGTCATCGATTCAACAGGCGCCCTTGCGTTGAAAGAAGTTCCGAAAAAACTTGTTGTCATTGGCGGCGGTTATATCGGGACTGAGCTTGGAACGGCTTATGCGAACATGGGTTCTGAAGTGACAATCCTTGAAGGTGCACCGGATATCCTTGCCGGATTCGAAAAGCAAATGACATCAATTGTCAAAAAAGGCTTGAAGAAAAAAGGCGTCGAAGTCATCACAAAAGCGTCAGCTAAAGGCGTAGAAGAGTCAGATTCAGGCGTTTCGGTTTCATACGAAGCTGGCGGCGAAGAGAAAACAATCGACGCGGACTATGTATTGGTTACTGTCGGTCGCCGTCCGAACACGGATGAAATGGGCCTTGAAGAGCTCAACATCAAAATGGGCGAGCGCGGCCTTATCGAAGTCGACAAGCAATGCCGTACAAGCATCCCGAACATTTATGCGATCGGTGATATTGTGGCAGGACTTCAATTGGCGCATAAAGCTTCATACGAAGGTAAAATCGCTGCTGAAGCGATTGCCGGCGAAAAATCAGAAGTCGATTACTTGGCAATTCCAGCGGTTTGCTTCACAGACCCTGAACTTGCAAGTGTTGGTTTGACTGAAGAGCAGGCAAAAGAAGAAGGCTTTGAAGTAACAGCTGCTAAATTCCCATTCGGCGCAAACGGCCGTGCTTTGTCACTGAACGCTGCAGAAGGTTTCGTGAAACTTGTCTCTCGTAAAGAAGATGGGTTGCTATTAGGCGGGCAAATCGTCGGAGCAGGCGCTTCCGATATGGTTGCAGAAATTGGCTTGGCCATCGAAGCGGGCATGACTGTGGAAGACATCGCGATGACAATCCACGCTCACCCGACTTTGGCTGAGATCACAATGGAAGCGGCAGAAGTGGCTTTAGGCACGCCGATTCATATCATCAAATAA
- a CDS encoding aminotransferase class I/II-fold pyridoxal phosphate-dependent enzyme: protein MSQLETPLFDALLKHRNRHPIQFHIPGHKKGQGVDPAFREFVGDNILSIDLINIAPLDDLHSPKGAIKQAQELAAQAFGADHTFFSVQGTSGAIMTMILSVVGPNDKILVPRNVHKSIMSAIVFAGAIPVFIHPEVDPELGISHGISPESVEKALIEYPDAKAVLVINPTYFGVAADLKRIVDIAHDKSIPVLVDEAHGVHIHFHKSLPVSAMAAGADMAATSVHKLGGSMTQSSVLNVREGLVSPKRVQATLSMLTTTSTSYPILASLDTARRQLAIHGFDLIDQTIRLAQDARKRINKIPHLLCVGKELLNSSATYDMDPTKLLISVKNLGITGHQAEEWLRENANIEIELSDLYNILCLVTLGDSRKEINLLVNALQRMSEALETEHAVSEPIVLLPEIPRLAMTPRDAFYAETEIIPIDEAVGRISAEFIMVYPPGIPIFIPGEIITEENISYIHTNVKAGLPVQGPEDDSLQTLHVIKEHHAFR, encoded by the coding sequence TTGTCACAACTCGAAACTCCGCTCTTTGATGCTTTATTGAAGCATCGGAACCGTCATCCTATACAATTTCACATTCCGGGCCATAAAAAAGGCCAAGGGGTCGATCCCGCTTTCCGGGAATTTGTCGGCGATAATATCCTGTCAATCGACTTGATCAATATAGCGCCACTTGATGATCTGCATTCCCCAAAAGGCGCTATTAAACAAGCGCAGGAATTGGCAGCGCAAGCATTCGGTGCAGACCATACCTTCTTCTCGGTCCAAGGAACGAGCGGCGCTATCATGACGATGATTTTGAGTGTCGTCGGGCCGAACGATAAAATCCTCGTCCCGCGCAATGTCCATAAGTCCATTATGTCCGCCATTGTTTTTGCCGGCGCCATCCCTGTCTTTATCCATCCGGAAGTCGATCCGGAACTTGGCATCTCCCATGGCATTTCGCCTGAATCGGTGGAGAAAGCCTTGATCGAATATCCCGATGCCAAAGCGGTGCTCGTCATCAACCCGACATATTTTGGCGTGGCCGCTGATTTGAAGCGCATTGTCGATATCGCCCATGACAAATCCATTCCCGTGCTTGTCGATGAAGCGCATGGCGTCCATATCCATTTCCATAAATCCTTGCCGGTTTCCGCGATGGCTGCAGGAGCGGACATGGCTGCCACATCCGTTCATAAACTGGGCGGTTCCATGACACAGAGTTCTGTGCTGAATGTGCGTGAAGGCTTGGTGTCGCCGAAGCGTGTCCAGGCAACTCTATCCATGCTTACGACGACATCCACTTCCTATCCGATATTGGCATCGCTCGATACGGCACGGCGCCAGCTCGCGATCCACGGCTTTGACCTGATCGATCAGACAATCCGGCTGGCACAGGATGCACGCAAGCGGATCAATAAGATTCCGCATCTATTATGCGTCGGGAAAGAGTTGCTCAATTCTTCCGCGACATATGATATGGACCCGACCAAATTATTGATCAGCGTCAAAAACCTTGGCATCACCGGCCACCAGGCGGAAGAATGGCTGCGCGAGAACGCCAATATCGAAATTGAACTGTCCGATTTGTATAACATCCTCTGCCTTGTCACGCTCGGCGACAGCCGGAAAGAAATCAATTTGCTTGTCAATGCCTTGCAGCGCATGAGCGAAGCCTTGGAGACCGAGCACGCGGTTTCAGAACCGATTGTCTTATTGCCGGAAATTCCACGGCTTGCGATGACGCCTCGCGATGCTTTTTACGCAGAGACGGAAATCATTCCGATCGATGAAGCGGTAGGACGCATCTCGGCCGAGTTCATCATGGTCTATCCACCGGGCATTCCGATTTTCATTCCGGGGGAAATCATTACAGAGGAAAACATTTCCTATATCCACACGAACGTCAAAGCCGGGCTGCCGGTGCAGGGGCCTGAAGATGATTCGCTCCAAACGCTTCATGTCATCAAAGAACATCATGCATTCCGTTAA
- a CDS encoding polysaccharide deacetylase family protein, with protein sequence MKKQNWLLPACAVVLLGACSDETAQEPEDTAQEQSAQTDDVEEDVASEQSASEQSDQAEVEEQENAEEQEPEEQDAEQAAEPRYRINPQNSKVEAIRDANEQAVLITIDDAPDTYSLEMAETLKELDVPAIFFVNGHFLDTDEEQQTLSEIHDMGFAIGNHTNTHVNLKQSTESVQQDEIVSLNERVEAIIGEAPKFFRAPFGVNTEFSKALAQEQGMVRMNWTYGYDFMQGYMEPEALTEIMVNAPELNSGGNLLMHDREWTNEALPQIIEGLRDKGYEFVDPDEIEGIQP encoded by the coding sequence ATGAAAAAACAAAATTGGCTGCTGCCAGCATGTGCGGTAGTTCTGCTTGGGGCTTGTTCAGATGAAACTGCCCAGGAGCCGGAAGATACAGCACAGGAACAATCAGCGCAAACGGATGATGTCGAGGAAGATGTGGCATCAGAGCAATCCGCAAGTGAGCAATCAGATCAAGCAGAAGTAGAAGAGCAGGAAAACGCTGAAGAGCAAGAGCCGGAAGAACAAGACGCCGAACAGGCAGCAGAGCCGCGCTATCGCATCAATCCGCAAAACTCGAAAGTCGAAGCGATCAGGGATGCGAACGAACAAGCGGTCTTGATCACAATCGACGATGCACCGGATACATATTCGCTTGAAATGGCCGAAACCTTGAAAGAACTCGATGTACCGGCTATCTTTTTCGTCAACGGGCATTTCCTCGATACAGATGAAGAACAACAGACCTTGTCTGAAATTCATGATATGGGCTTTGCGATCGGCAACCATACAAACACCCATGTCAACTTGAAACAGTCCACAGAAAGCGTCCAGCAAGATGAAATCGTGTCGCTCAATGAGCGCGTGGAAGCGATCATCGGGGAGGCGCCGAAGTTTTTCCGTGCCCCGTTTGGCGTAAACACCGAGTTCAGTAAAGCGCTTGCCCAAGAACAGGGCATGGTGCGCATGAACTGGACCTACGGCTATGACTTCATGCAGGGCTATATGGAACCGGAAGCTTTGACGGAAATTATGGTCAACGCCCCTGAACTCAATAGCGGCGGAAACTTGCTGATGCATGACAGGGAGTGGACAAATGAAGCGCTGCCGCAAATTATCGAAGGGCTGCGCGACAAAGGCTATGAATTTGTAGATCCGGATGAAATAGAAGGAATCCAACCCTAA
- the def gene encoding peptide deformylase, whose amino-acid sequence MILMNDIIREGHPTLRQKAEEVKLPLSAEDRKLGEELLEYVKNSQDDELAEKYDLRPGVGIAAPQINVSKRIFALHFDEHSGENLSLVAVNPKIVSHSVEKAYLSGGEGCLSVDRSVPGYVPRYARVTVKGYTLSGEEFKMRLKGLPAIAFQHELDHLNGIMFYDHINPNDPFKEVENASAIDLQTETVE is encoded by the coding sequence GTGATTTTGATGAATGACATTATCCGTGAAGGGCACCCCACTCTTCGCCAGAAAGCCGAAGAGGTCAAGCTCCCGCTTTCCGCAGAAGACCGCAAGCTCGGTGAAGAGCTTTTGGAATATGTAAAGAACAGCCAGGATGACGAGCTGGCGGAGAAATACGATTTGCGTCCGGGCGTCGGGATTGCCGCCCCCCAGATCAATGTCTCCAAACGGATTTTCGCTTTGCATTTTGACGAACATTCCGGCGAGAATTTGAGCTTGGTCGCAGTGAACCCGAAAATCGTCAGCCATTCTGTCGAGAAAGCTTATTTGTCCGGCGGAGAAGGCTGCCTGTCCGTCGACCGTTCAGTTCCGGGCTATGTTCCGCGTTATGCCCGCGTCACCGTCAAAGGCTATACGCTTTCCGGTGAAGAGTTCAAGATGCGATTGAAAGGCCTTCCAGCCATCGCCTTCCAACACGAACTCGATCATTTGAATGGCATCATGTTCTACGATCACATCAACCCGAATGACCCGTTCAAGGAAGTCGAAAATGCTTCTGCCATCGACCTTCAGACTGAAACGGTGGAATGA
- a CDS encoding YktB family protein codes for MNPYWTEQDFEVFETPGLEARMEALSTHVRPKFEALGQDFSAYFSGETGDEFFPHVAKHMRRTVNPPNDSWVAFAPYKRGYKAVPHFQVGLWESHVFVILAVIYEAPGKPQMANQLISTGALAELPAEFVVSGDHMKPEAETIASLGEEGIEKLLTRLRDVKKGELVIGRHLARADAAALDKDGFYAFAEETFRELLPVYRNLLQANEKTAVHR; via the coding sequence GTGAATCCATACTGGACTGAACAGGATTTTGAAGTATTCGAAACCCCAGGCCTCGAAGCGCGCATGGAAGCATTATCGACGCATGTGCGGCCAAAATTCGAAGCATTGGGCCAAGACTTTTCCGCTTATTTCTCTGGGGAAACCGGGGATGAATTTTTCCCGCATGTCGCGAAACATATGCGCCGGACTGTCAATCCACCAAATGACAGCTGGGTGGCATTTGCACCTTATAAACGCGGCTATAAAGCCGTCCCCCATTTCCAGGTCGGGCTATGGGAAAGCCACGTTTTTGTCATTCTAGCTGTCATTTATGAAGCGCCCGGCAAACCGCAAATGGCGAATCAACTAATTTCCACTGGGGCTTTAGCCGAACTGCCAGCCGAATTTGTCGTTTCGGGCGATCATATGAAGCCTGAAGCCGAAACCATCGCATCGCTCGGCGAAGAGGGCATCGAAAAGCTGCTCACGCGCCTGCGTGATGTCAAAAAAGGGGAACTCGTCATCGGCAGGCATTTGGCACGTGCTGATGCTGCTGCGCTCGATAAAGACGGATTCTATGCTTTTGCAGAAGAAACATTCCGCGAGCTGCTTCCGGTTTACCGGAATTTGCTTCAAGCAAACGAAAAAACCGCCGTTCATCGCTGA
- a CDS encoding NAD(P)H-dependent flavin oxidoreductase codes for MAFKTRITELLGIDYPIIQGGLAYLAYADLAAAVSNAGGLGQITAMSLPGPDELRVEIRKVRELTDKPFGVNFAIGEHGRAFSHMLDVAIEERVPVVSMTGGNPTPIFEQLEGTDIKKLVLVAARRQAEKAETLGADAVMVVGHEGGGHLGRDDIGTMVLIPQVVDAVSIPVIASGGIGDGRGWMAAQALGAEGIEMGTRFIATKECIHASQLYKQQLIDSTENDTVIIKRSIGAPARTLSNAWTDRILEIEKETPSYEALKDYISGTANKRYIYEGEQEKGFGWAGQVTGLIRDVPTVQELFDRMIQQTEEIRKRWGIIERE; via the coding sequence ATGGCATTTAAGACAAGAATCACGGAACTGCTTGGAATCGACTATCCGATCATCCAAGGAGGCCTGGCATATTTAGCTTATGCGGACCTGGCGGCAGCGGTCTCAAATGCCGGAGGGCTTGGGCAGATTACGGCGATGAGCCTTCCGGGGCCTGATGAGTTGCGTGTAGAAATCCGCAAAGTCCGCGAATTGACAGATAAGCCATTCGGCGTAAACTTTGCGATCGGTGAGCATGGACGGGCATTTTCGCATATGCTCGATGTAGCAATCGAAGAACGGGTGCCTGTGGTATCGATGACTGGCGGTAATCCGACGCCGATCTTTGAACAATTGGAAGGCACCGATATTAAGAAATTGGTGTTGGTGGCAGCAAGACGCCAAGCTGAAAAGGCAGAGACACTTGGGGCGGATGCTGTTATGGTCGTCGGGCATGAAGGTGGTGGCCACCTCGGCCGTGATGATATCGGAACAATGGTCCTGATTCCGCAAGTGGTTGATGCTGTATCGATTCCCGTGATTGCGTCTGGCGGCATTGGCGATGGCCGCGGCTGGATGGCGGCGCAGGCGCTTGGAGCAGAGGGAATTGAAATGGGAACGCGCTTCATTGCAACGAAAGAATGCATTCATGCGTCCCAGCTGTATAAGCAGCAGTTGATTGACAGCACGGAAAACGATACAGTAATTATCAAGCGCAGCATCGGTGCACCGGCCCGTACATTGTCGAATGCATGGACGGATCGGATCTTGGAGATCGAAAAAGAGACGCCGAGCTACGAAGCGCTGAAAGATTATATCAGCGGAACCGCCAATAAACGCTATATCTATGAGGGCGAACAAGAAAAAGGGTTCGGCTGGGCAGGGCAAGTGACGGGCTTGATCCGGGATGTGCCGACTGTCCAGGAATTGTTCGACCGAATGATCCAGCAAACTGAAGAAATCCGCAAACGCTGGGGGATTATTGAAAGAGAGTAG
- a CDS encoding dihydrolipoamide acetyltransferase family protein, with translation MAFEFRLPDIGEGIHEGEIVKWFIKAGDTIEEDDILCEVQNDKAVVEIPSPVSGTIEEVLVEEGTVAVVGDVLVKIDSPDADDVHFKGGKDDEEKPAPEAKQEETQEETEEQVQSGTAESGENVDKEPVPESKPEGETGAGDQPQADEADSDPNKRVIAMPSVRKFAREKEVDIKKVKGSGDNGRIMKQDIEAFLDGGQEQEAPAAEQETAPQETQETQEAPAASAAPQGDFPETREKMSPIRKAIAKAMVHSKHTAPHVALMDEVDVTELVAHRKKFKDIAAEKEIKLTYLPYVVKALVSTLREFPALNTSFDDETSEVIQKHYYNIGIAADTEKGLMVPVVKNADRKSVFAISDEINQLATKARDGKLSSAEMKGASCSITNIGSAGGQWFTPVINHPEVAILGIGRIAEKPVVKNGEIVAAPVLALSLSFDHRMIDGATAQHALNHIKRLLSEPELLLMEA, from the coding sequence ATGGCTTTTGAATTTCGATTGCCGGATATCGGTGAAGGTATCCACGAAGGTGAAATAGTAAAATGGTTTATCAAGGCCGGAGACACGATCGAAGAAGATGATATTCTGTGTGAAGTACAGAATGATAAAGCGGTCGTAGAAATCCCGTCTCCTGTTTCAGGAACCATCGAGGAAGTACTCGTAGAAGAAGGAACAGTCGCAGTCGTCGGAGATGTACTCGTGAAAATCGATTCTCCGGATGCGGATGACGTTCACTTCAAAGGTGGAAAAGACGACGAAGAAAAACCTGCCCCTGAAGCAAAACAAGAGGAAACGCAGGAAGAAACAGAAGAACAGGTCCAATCAGGAACAGCTGAATCTGGTGAAAATGTCGATAAAGAGCCGGTTCCGGAAAGCAAGCCAGAAGGCGAAACCGGCGCAGGCGACCAGCCGCAAGCAGATGAAGCAGACAGCGATCCGAATAAACGCGTCATCGCGATGCCATCTGTGCGTAAATTCGCTCGTGAAAAAGAAGTTGATATCAAGAAAGTCAAAGGGTCTGGAGACAACGGCCGTATCATGAAACAAGATATCGAAGCGTTCTTGGACGGTGGACAGGAACAAGAAGCCCCTGCAGCAGAGCAGGAAACAGCTCCACAAGAAACACAGGAAACACAAGAAGCTCCTGCAGCATCAGCAGCTCCACAAGGCGACTTCCCGGAAACACGCGAAAAAATGTCACCTATCCGCAAAGCAATTGCCAAAGCGATGGTGCATTCGAAACATACGGCTCCTCACGTCGCATTGATGGACGAAGTCGATGTGACCGAACTTGTCGCACACCGCAAAAAGTTCAAAGACATCGCAGCCGAAAAAGAAATCAAGCTGACGTATTTGCCGTACGTGGTCAAGGCATTGGTCAGCACATTGCGTGAATTCCCGGCACTCAATACATCTTTCGACGATGAAACGAGTGAAGTAATCCAAAAGCATTATTACAATATCGGTATCGCTGCAGATACGGAAAAAGGCTTAATGGTTCCAGTCGTTAAAAATGCTGACCGCAAATCCGTCTTCGCCATTTCCGATGAAATCAACCAGCTTGCAACGAAAGCGCGTGATGGCAAATTGTCATCTGCTGAAATGAAAGGCGCTTCATGCTCGATCACGAATATCGGATCTGCAGGCGGCCAATGGTTCACGCCAGTCATCAACCACCCGGAAGTTGCTATCTTGGGCATCGGGCGCATTGCTGAAAAACCGGTAGTGAAAAATGGTGAAATTGTAGCAGCTCCTGTGTTAGCATTATCATTGAGCTTCGATCACCGCATGATCGACGGAGCAACCGCACAACACGCATTAAATCACATCAAGCGTTTGTTAAGTGAACCAGAATTACTATTAATGGAGGCGTAA
- the pdhA gene encoding pyruvate dehydrogenase (acetyl-transferring) E1 component subunit alpha, with amino-acid sequence MAAKKNQQFDPVETLNAIEEKFEMVQVLNEEGEIVNKDYDPNLSDEQLEELMRRMVYTRILDQRSISLNRQGRLGFYAPTAGQEASQLASHFALEKDDFILPGYRDVPQLIWHGWPLHQAFLFSRGHFKGNQMAEGLNILPPQIIIGAQFIQAAGVALGMQKRKKEAVAVTYTGDGGSSQGDFYEGINFAGAFRAPAIFIVQNNQFAISTPRELQTSAKTIAQKAVSAGIPGVLVDGMDPLAVYAVTRDARERAVKGEGPTLIETMCYRYGPHTMAGDDPTRYRTSDIDSEWEKKDPLVRFRKYLEAKKLWNEEKENEVIEKAKEEIKAAIKEADGTPKQKVSDLLGIMYEEVPFNVQEQLDIYKAKESK; translated from the coding sequence ATGGCTGCGAAAAAGAATCAGCAATTCGATCCGGTGGAAACACTCAATGCGATCGAAGAAAAGTTCGAAATGGTTCAAGTGTTGAACGAAGAAGGCGAAATTGTTAATAAGGATTACGATCCGAATTTGTCCGATGAGCAATTGGAAGAATTGATGAGACGTATGGTTTATACGCGTATTTTGGACCAGCGTTCGATTTCATTGAACCGCCAAGGGCGTCTAGGATTCTACGCACCGACTGCAGGGCAGGAAGCGTCTCAATTGGCTTCTCATTTCGCGTTGGAGAAAGATGATTTCATCTTGCCGGGCTACCGTGACGTACCGCAATTGATCTGGCACGGCTGGCCGTTGCACCAAGCGTTCTTGTTCTCGCGTGGACATTTTAAAGGAAACCAGATGGCTGAAGGCTTGAACATCTTGCCTCCGCAAATCATCATTGGTGCCCAATTCATCCAGGCAGCAGGTGTTGCACTCGGTATGCAAAAGCGTAAAAAAGAAGCGGTCGCTGTCACCTATACAGGCGATGGCGGATCATCACAGGGCGATTTCTACGAAGGCATCAACTTTGCCGGAGCATTCCGCGCACCTGCGATTTTTATCGTACAAAACAACCAATTCGCGATTTCGACACCGCGTGAATTGCAGACATCAGCAAAAACGATTGCACAAAAAGCAGTATCAGCAGGGATTCCAGGAGTGCTTGTTGATGGCATGGACCCGCTTGCAGTATACGCTGTGACGCGTGATGCACGTGAACGCGCTGTGAAAGGCGAAGGGCCGACATTGATCGAAACAATGTGCTACCGCTACGGGCCGCATACGATGGCTGGGGATGACCCGACACGCTACCGTACTTCAGACATCGACAGCGAGTGGGAGAAGAAAGATCCGCTCGTACGCTTCCGTAAATACTTGGAAGCAAAAAAACTGTGGAATGAAGAAAAAGAAAACGAAGTAATCGAGAAAGCAAAAGAAGAAATTAAAGCGGCGATCAAAGAAGCAGATGGCACGCCGAAACAAAAAGTTTCTGACCTTCTCGGAATCATGTACGAGGAAGTTCCATTCAATGTACAGGAACAGCTCGATATTTATAAAGCAAAGGAGTCGAAGTAA
- a CDS encoding YkyA family protein encodes MKKLAIATVLTGTLFLSACSGASTEEQLNEILETTFEEEAEYRDVQSELQSREQNEQEIFESIMALTKEQQAEVEEKSQEAVASADERLDLLETERESMQSAAEEFTGIDELIEETEEEAVKSDLQALKERMDERFAKHGEFMDAYQTLIEHQKELYAMVAEEDMDLATLQDKTNEVNEQNELVQEAVTAFNEQTEQFNELKNETIEKMNAEND; translated from the coding sequence GTGAAGAAACTAGCCATCGCCACGGTTTTGACCGGCACTCTCTTTCTTTCGGCATGTTCAGGGGCATCGACAGAGGAGCAGCTGAACGAAATCTTGGAGACGACTTTCGAAGAGGAAGCCGAGTACCGGGATGTGCAGAGCGAATTGCAGAGCCGTGAACAGAACGAGCAAGAGATCTTCGAATCGATCATGGCCTTGACCAAAGAGCAGCAGGCAGAAGTGGAAGAGAAGTCTCAGGAAGCAGTCGCTTCTGCCGATGAGCGGCTTGACTTATTGGAGACGGAACGCGAATCGATGCAAAGCGCTGCTGAAGAATTCACTGGAATTGACGAATTGATTGAAGAAACGGAAGAGGAAGCCGTCAAGTCGGATCTCCAAGCGCTGAAAGAGCGAATGGATGAGCGCTTCGCGAAACATGGTGAATTTATGGATGCCTACCAGACACTGATCGAACACCAGAAAGAATTATATGCGATGGTGGCGGAAGAAGATATGGATCTTGCCACTCTTCAAGACAAGACCAATGAAGTGAATGAGCAGAATGAGTTGGTCCAAGAAGCCGTAACAGCCTTCAACGAACAAACGGAACAGTTCAATGAGCTGAAAAACGAAACCATTGAAAAAATGAATGCAGAAAACGACTGA
- a CDS encoding UPF0223 family protein: MEYSYPFSIDWTTDEIVDVVEFFEAIEKAYEKGVKRQELMDKYRKFKKVVPSMAEEKTYFREFEEESGYVSFTVVKKMKEASDDELIRIKR; the protein is encoded by the coding sequence ATGGAATATTCATATCCATTTTCTATCGATTGGACAACCGATGAGATCGTCGATGTCGTGGAATTTTTCGAAGCGATAGAAAAAGCTTATGAAAAAGGGGTCAAACGTCAGGAACTGATGGACAAATACCGTAAGTTTAAAAAAGTGGTGCCATCGATGGCGGAAGAAAAAACATACTTCCGTGAGTTCGAAGAAGAAAGCGGCTATGTCAGTTTTACGGTCGTTAAGAAGATGAAAGAAGCTTCGGACGATGAATTGATCCGTATCAAAAGATAG
- a CDS encoding alpha-ketoacid dehydrogenase subunit beta: MAQMTMIQAITDALKTEMKNDENVLVFGEDVGNNGGVFRATEGLQKEFGEDRVFDTPLAESGIGGLAIGLGLQGYRPVPEIQFFGFVFEVMDSISGQMARMRYRSGGTLTSPVTIRSPFGGGVHTPEMHADSLEGLMTSQPGLKVVIPATPYDAKGLLISAIRDNDPVIFLEHMKLYRSFRQEVPEEEYTIPLGKADVKREGTDLSIITYGAMVQESMKAAEELEKDGHSVEVIDLRTVQPLDIEAIIASVEKTNRAIVVQEAQKQAGIAANVVAEINDRAILSLEAPVLRVTAPDSVFPFSQAEQVWLPNAKDIVETAKKVLNF, translated from the coding sequence ATGGCACAAATGACGATGATCCAAGCGATTACGGACGCTCTGAAAACAGAAATGAAAAACGATGAAAATGTTCTTGTTTTCGGTGAAGACGTAGGTAATAACGGCGGTGTATTCCGCGCAACTGAAGGTTTGCAAAAAGAATTCGGCGAAGATCGTGTATTCGATACGCCACTCGCTGAATCAGGAATCGGCGGCCTAGCGATCGGTCTTGGATTGCAAGGCTATCGCCCGGTACCGGAAATCCAGTTCTTCGGCTTTGTTTTCGAAGTAATGGACTCCATCAGCGGCCAAATGGCGCGTATGCGCTACCGCAGCGGTGGCACGTTGACATCGCCGGTGACAATCCGTTCACCATTCGGCGGCGGCGTACACACGCCGGAAATGCACGCTGATTCATTGGAAGGGCTCATGACTTCACAGCCTGGTTTGAAAGTAGTCATCCCAGCAACACCATACGATGCGAAGGGCTTGTTGATCTCTGCAATCCGCGATAACGACCCGGTCATTTTCCTGGAGCATATGAAATTGTACCGTTCTTTCCGCCAAGAAGTGCCGGAAGAAGAATATACAATCCCACTCGGCAAAGCAGATGTGAAACGTGAAGGTACAGACCTTTCCATCATCACTTACGGTGCTATGGTGCAAGAGAGCATGAAAGCAGCTGAAGAATTGGAAAAAGATGGCCACTCAGTGGAAGTCATCGATTTGCGCACAGTTCAGCCGCTTGATATCGAAGCGATTATCGCATCCGTTGAAAAGACGAACCGTGCAATCGTTGTACAGGAAGCTCAAAAACAAGCTGGAATTGCAGCGAATGTCGTAGCTGAAATCAACGACCGCGCAATCTTGAGCCTTGAAGCTCCAGTACTCCGCGTAACAGCACCGGACTCTGTCTTCCCATTCTCGCAAGCTGAGCAAGTTTGGCTGCCGAATGCAAAGGATATAGTAGAAACAGCGAAAAAAGTACTGAATTTCTAA